The window AGGCGGGGCTAAGTTTTTTGGGAATGGGAATCCAGCCTCCAACACCCAGTTGGGGAGCAATGATATACGAAGGCTACGCTTACTTGACCTTACTGCAAGGAAAATGGCTGGCAATTATACCCGGCTGTGTGTTAATGGCTAATATCATTGCTTTTACTGTATTAGGTAATGAACTACGAGACTTTATGAACCCTCAAAAACGACCTTTATGATAAACGCCTACAACACTACTGACCCCGGTAAACTACTGAGCCTTAAACGACAAGAGGCGCAGGCTATGCTGGAAATAGTGCGCTCATTAAACCCAAACTTACCGACCAAAAACCTTATCACTATTGTTGTTAATACAATTAAAGCACAATTGGGTGTCCGTAAACTTCGTTTTATAACTTCTGAACTTAATGATAATTACCAAATTGCCTATAATTACGGATTTCTTAAAGAGGCTATCTTTCCCCTTGAGCTGCTAAATGCTTTTACCCAAACAACCAAAATCATCCCTACCCAACATGAAATATGGCAGCAAGAGCTACCTATCGAATACGTTATTCCGTTAGGAGTTAAAGATGCTCCAACGGCTTGGTTTCTGATAGCTGACTTCGCAGATAGCGATGCCGAAGCCCTAAACGACATTATTTTTATCGAAACAGTTGGAAACATTTTGGTCGTTTCCTTAGAAAATATTCGCTTGTTTGATGAAAAAATAAGACAAGAAGTTATCCAAAGAGAGTTGGAAGTTGCCGAACGCATTCAAAAACAATTACTTCCCAGCAGCTTTATAATACATCCGGCAGTAGATATTTTTGCTCTAAACATTGCCCACCACAAAGTAGGGGGCGATTTTTATGATTTAATCCCTCATTCTGAAGATGAATTTTTTGTGGTTATGGCAGATGTTTCCGGAAAAGGAGTTGCGGCAGCACTTTTAGTAGCAAACTTACAGGCTAACATCCGCGCACAAGTTCTTATCCAACCCACAATTGCCAAAATCGTAGAAAAAATAAACACAATCCTCTACGGGATAACTTCCGGAGAAAAATTTGTTACACTATTTCTTTCGAAAATAAACACAACTCACAATACCATAGAGTACGTAAACTGCGGGCACAACCCGCCTATGCTGGTGCAGCCAGACAAAACAATCAAAGAACTTTCTACCGGTGCAATCCCCGTAGGAATTATGCCTAAAATTAACATTGAAACAGGTATCGAAACAATTTCTAACAATGACTTACTCTTCTTGTACACAGACGGTATTTTAGAACAAGAAAATGACAAAGGAGATCAGTTAGGAATTCAATTTTTAGAATATTCTTTACTCCAAAACCACCACCTCTCACCAAAAGAAATTGTCCATAACCTATACAAAGTCCTCAATGATTTTGCGAATAAACAGACCTCAGTAGATGACGTAACCCTATTAGCCCTTCGATACCAAAATAACCTTGCTCAACCCGAAACCCCAAGATAGATAGACTGCGATTCAGAGAGTATGAAATTTGTAATTTCTTTGGTGAATCATGATTGCCATCATGGTGTTATGAATCTCCGGCTTCTTAGAAAAGCCAGTAGTATTCCTGACAAATCTTCTGTTTCTGGATTGTAATGAGATCTTTACGCTTTTTGTTTCTTTCGTTAAATGCTTGTCTATAGGATGATTTTCGCCCCCAAATACAGGTTTCTGAGCCACAACCTATTCTTTTATAGTTTGCTTTTGAAATCTCGAAGGGATTTAACGTTTATGGTAAATTTACGTTGCTAAACGAACTTATTACTTAGAAATCACGTTAAATTTGCAGTTTAACCCACAAATTTCTTTTATTTTTCTAATGTCTTGTTATCAAGAGCTTACAGATATATTAGGTAAGCGAATTTTAATATTGGATGGTGCTATGGGCACTATGATTCAGCGTTATGGCTTAACAGATTCAGATTATCGAGGAAACCGTTTTTTAAAGGAGGGCATACCTCAACCCGGAGACTCTCTGCATCCAAACGATTTGAAAGGAAACAACGACCTATTGTCGCTCACGCAACCCAATATCATCGCAGAAATCCATAATCAATATTTAGCTGCCGGTGCAGATATTATTGAAACAAACACATTTAGTTCAACTTCTATCGCTATGGCTGATTATAGCATGAGTTATTTAGCCTATGAGTTAAACTATGCTTCTGCCCGAATTGCAAAAGCTGCTACGGAGGCTTTTACACGTCAAAATCCAAAAAAACCGCGTTTCGTAGCCGGTGCTATTGGCCCTACCAACAAAACAGCGTCCCTTTCACCGGATGTTAACCGCCCTGCTTTTCGGGCAATCACCTTTGATGAACTTGTTTCAGCCTATTATACCCAAATACAAGGTTTAATGGAAGGCGGTGCAGACATACTCTTAGTAGAAACCATCTTCGATACGCTAAATGCCAAAGCCGCTATCTATGCAATTCAACAATACATAGATAACACAAAGATACAAGTTCCGGTAATGATTTCCGGCACGATTACTGATGCCAGCGGCAGAACGCTATCCGGCCAGACTACCGAAGCTTTTTTGTATTCTATACTACACGCGCCTAACTTACTGTCGGTTGGCCTAAATTGTGCCTTAGGGGCCAAGCAAATGCGCCCGTTTCTGCAAGAACTTTCCGCAAAATGTCCGGTTCATGTGAGCGTATATCCGAATGCCGGCTTACCAAATGCTTTTGGAGAATATGATGAAACTCCCAATTCAATGCAAAGTCAGCTAACAGACTTCTTGCAGTCAGGCTTTGTTAATATTGCCGGAGGCTGTTGCGGCACTACACCGGACCACATTAAAGCTATAGCCGAAGTAGCCAAACAATTTAGCCCCAGAAACATCCCCAAAATAGAACCTTACCTCCGCTTATCAGGGTTAGAACCATTGGTAGTCAGGCCAGAATCTAACTTCATCAATATAGGTGAACGAACCAACGTTACCGGCTCACCAAAGTTTGCTAGGCTCATTTTATCCGGAGACTTTGAGCAGGCCGTTTCAGTAGCTCGCCAACAG of the Bacteroidia bacterium genome contains:
- a CDS encoding PP2C family protein-serine/threonine phosphatase, giving the protein MINAYNTTDPGKLLSLKRQEAQAMLEIVRSLNPNLPTKNLITIVVNTIKAQLGVRKLRFITSELNDNYQIAYNYGFLKEAIFPLELLNAFTQTTKIIPTQHEIWQQELPIEYVIPLGVKDAPTAWFLIADFADSDAEALNDIIFIETVGNILVVSLENIRLFDEKIRQEVIQRELEVAERIQKQLLPSSFIIHPAVDIFALNIAHHKVGGDFYDLIPHSEDEFFVVMADVSGKGVAAALLVANLQANIRAQVLIQPTIAKIVEKINTILYGITSGEKFVTLFLSKINTTHNTIEYVNCGHNPPMLVQPDKTIKELSTGAIPVGIMPKINIETGIETISNNDLLFLYTDGILEQENDKGDQLGIQFLEYSLLQNHHLSPKEIVHNLYKVLNDFANKQTSVDDVTLLALRYQNNLAQPETPR